Genomic segment of Eleutherodactylus coqui strain aEleCoq1 chromosome 1, aEleCoq1.hap1, whole genome shotgun sequence:
ATCCTAGTCTGATGAAGGCACTAAATCAGTACTGCAATACGtagcatttatttttaattcttaatttgacTTTATTATTTCTATTAAACTATGTCATTTTTTCACCTTTTTAGACTGATAGTTCGTGCTTTGAACAaacaagcatttttttaaaactttttaatgtACTCCTACTACTCATATTTCAGCGCTTGGTAGTTTTGTTCCCAGCTCTTTTTCAAATTCCTCTCCGTCTAAAGAATGAAGGCAGTGAATTatataaaaacagtaaaaaaatacaTACCAACAGACAAGGATGATTGCTCTTTGAAGCTGTCCAAGGAATGGTTTAATCTTTCAATATCCTGTAGGAGAAGCAGGCTTCTCAGATGATGTAAGAGCTGAACTTCAGAGAAGGGCACCGTACCACTCCGGATCTGGTCCAGAATTTCCAGGATCTGTTCCACCATCGGAGCAGAGCCTGCACATCTGGCCGCGCCTGAAAGACACACACTTAACATATTCTAATAGAAACAAAACTAAAACATAAATCAAAACTCAGTTATATCAATAAACAATGACCTGTAAATAATTCAAAAGTTTATCTACATCAAGTAAAATCAAAAAATGTATGTGTAATCACCCCAGGCTCAAGGGACATCAAATCAGGATCCAGAACTATTGAAAAGCAGGTTTCCCAGTTTGAAGCTTTTCAGCTTCAGACCAAGGAAGGGATTCAAAATGCTTTTATATAACTATATGTTTGTTGTCCGAGACTAGAAGAATTGGGGCAGATTGTATGCATACCCTGCCACTAGGGTCATTCAGTGGAAACCCACAGACTGAGATTTTAACCCAAACTTCTCAAaagctactgaatggtttgatcaTTTTTGGCTGAACTTGAACCTAATCATGTTGAAAATGTATGCGAAGTAAAACGATTTTGGCTACATCTGAGCAGCTGCAAAATATATCAAAAGCAGAAATACTGATGTAGGATTGGAGTACTAATCTTAAATAGTAATTGTCAGAGAGGTACACATTGCTATCATTGTTAGATGTGCATTATATTTCAAGATACAATTAGACAATTGGGAGCAGTGACCCTTTACTTTTGATTTAAGCATTTGTGCTTCCTGCTTCTGGCACACATTTTTATGAAAAGGTTGCATACGTAAAGTTGGGTAAAAGTTCATAGAACAATTACAGTGAGGGTTGTACACTGATCCTGAATTAAAGGCCATGTCCATCTTTTCAACATTTTACTTTTATTTCCCTGATAtatcaaaaattaaaaatcaatcaactttgaaaaaaatcAATGTGAAATATTTCCCACTGGTTTGTGTCTGTAGATGCTAAACAGACCGATGCTATTCTACTGCTACAGACTACAAACCTTGACTAGTCAGATCTTGCAGTCATTCTCCCTTTCATCTGTCCCCTACTTCTTcttcaggcctcattcagacaagcgtgtgttttgtgcatgcataatgcatgcttctaaaagaaccaacgcGCGGAATTTGAAGTGCAAAACAGCACGCACCCAAAAAcgataggacataggtgcgtgttttgcaggagtttccattgactcctatgggagcaggagttaatggaaactcctgcacagggaatagcttccccgctgcttacagtagggcatttaaaaggtactTCTGGGCAAAAGCACCTtctaaatgtcccgctgttaaccccttagtctcCCCGGGAATAAGGGGACTCCCAGAGGGATCTgttaatccccacggggagtcccctcatcactgaggcagcactgtcacagtgttcagtgatgaggggactgcagcagggatgaaagaatcccctgccactgctgtgacacctGTGGCAAAGGACCCTGATGCTATTTCAATAGGCTggtgctgccgccccattgaaagagATGGGATGAAGGCAGcccccgcagtgatgattttcaggggggacttgaaatataagccctaccccgaaaattctctctatctgtaaaaaaaaaaaaaaaatgttaactcacctagaagtggtatccggctcttctccccatccctggcagtcttcttctgtattctgatggatggggattgaaaaatccccacctccagaaagcgctgcctcttattggctgagcgctgtgaccaatcagaggcagtgctctgccattcatttttcaatctccggccaccagaatacagaagacgactgccaggtacagggagaagagccggacagcacttttggtgaattaacttttttattttagtttttctacaactagggatgattttcagggaagggcttatatttcaagctccccaaaAATTATCACTGCggaggttgccttcatcccattgctcgcaatggggcggcagcatcaccggccccattgaaagcaatgggaggacatcacgatcctttgccacagctgtgacagtggattctttcgtccccgctggaaacccctcatcactgaacactaacagtgctgtcacagtgttcagtgaggagTAGACCTTTGTGGagtagctgctccagtgaataggcagtttcatgcgctgcgcatatgaaactttgcccgttcacacgaaCAGCGGGTTTTTCGCATGAATGATGTCTAACATACATTTGGCAGATAAGCAAGAACTGGGGTACagattaaagaagaaaaaaaaaaaagtgtatgacTGAAGGATCAGCATACACAGGGTttgcttactgtatattgccatggAGACGTACAGATTTATATACTAGGTATAGGCAAAAACTGTGGAAAAAAATACTTCATGAAGATTATTAAGATTTGTCAAGTTGATTTACTTTTCATTTCAGATGCATTGGAGcaaagagataaaaaaaaaaaaagatacggaAAAGAGAAAAGCTGACCAGGCCTTTGACCCTTTCCCTCCCCGCTGCATGGGTGGGTGGTAATGCACAGGCtgaggcaaggcttaataggcttTCTGTATAGTAAGATTCTGACAGGCATAATCAACTGTAATGCAATATATCATAGGGCATTATTAAAGCAAAAAAGCAAATCAAGCAATTGTGTGCTCAAATCTCATTGGGGAACTAAAACCAGCAATAAACCAAATCGACCACAACATTAAAACCGACAGGTGATAAGATGCGGGATATATTAGGCGGTAAGTAAGTGGATAGTCAGTCTTGAACTTAATGTTTTGCCATTACTTGCAAACCTTTGTACTATAGGGGAGCATGGAATTAGATTGCACTTTCCAccattttcttcatgtttatgattaaaggggttgtcccgcggcagcaagtgggtctatacacttctgtatggccatattaatgcactttgtaatgtacattgtgcattaattatgagccatacagaagttataaaaagttttatacttacctgctccattgctggcgtcctcgttcccatggagccgactaattttcgccctccgatggccaaattagccgcgcttgcgcagtccgggtcttctgctctcttcaatggagccgctcgtgcagaatgccggctccgtgtagctccgccccgtcacgtgccgattccagccaatcaggaggctggaatcggcaatggaccgcacagaagagctgcggtccacggagggagcagaccccggcggccttCTTCAGCaggtatgaagacgccggaccgccgggattcaggtaagcgctgagcggtttgtttttttaacccctgcatcggggttgtctcgcgccgaacgggggggggggggggggttaaaaaaaaaaaaaaaaaaaaaacgtttcggcgcgggacaacccctttaaatctaaatAAGGTACCCAATATTTACAGGCAGCTTTATATCAAGATGCAAGTAGGCGACTAGATGAAACAGAATTCTCTGATTATACTATATGACTATGCTTTAAATTTGTCCTGAGGCTGGAAGTTCTTTTTAAGGTACACAAACATGTTACGATTTCCTTAAACCATCCAGAAGTGACAGTGGATTCAATAAATCATCACACCCATAAGATGCAGGTCTACACTAGCATAAATATTGTACATACTAGGAACTATTTTGTTTGCACATTCAATCAAAATAGCATGCTAGTAGGAAAAGCAAAATGACCGAATGATACACGACCATATCACACAAGTGAGACCAtgcgtaaggcctcatgcacacaggcacgCATGGAAATGGGCATTAAAAGACAGGTTCTCACGTTTCCAGATTCAgtgcgggtctcctccgtcgcggttggatcttctttcttcagcccggttgATGTGTCCGtgccttttttcccccccaatctcctgctttctcgcaTATCCATGGCACGTTCGcagtgacagcttccattgactttaatggatgctgtccctgcgggatccgcaggaaaatagagtatgctgcaatttctAGCTGCacgatgggggaaaaaaaaaaaaaaaaatcagagctgCATGTTTTTAGCTGCTTTGCGGTTGCCCATGTCTCCCTGTGAGCGGCCTGATTTGCGTATCTCCCACGCGGCTTCTGCAAATCAAgtccgcccatgtgcatgagaCCTAAGAATGACCAGTTTTCACCCATGATCAGGTTTCCGATTAGTGCATTTACACAATCATTATATAAAGAAGCTATTCAAATATTCCCCTCCATTTTCATAATTCACAAAACCATATTTGTCCATTGATTTAACAGAGAAAACACACCACATACTGTCAGAGAAATAAAGGTCTTGAGTAGCTTGAAGGAAATCCAGTAGATCCTCTCTTTTCTTTCTTTGGTCTTCCTCAGTCTGGTTATCAGATTGCTCCAccgtccggtcttctgcctggcaTGCAATAGACTGGCATGCTCTACCTTCAGCCTTTagtctttctttctgtctctttcgctgcaattttctctttttgtttttattgatCTTCACCCCTTCAGATGTTTGAGAAGGAGGAGTGTGTTGGATGTTTGATTCTCGATCAGCAGTGGACTCCTTGATAAAGGTTACTTTCTTCTTCCGTCTGCGTCTTTTACGAATTACCCCAGGCTC
This window contains:
- the ERICH1 gene encoding glutamate-rich protein 1 isoform X2, producing the protein MAAARKEVFLSKVLTRLYPHTADLPTAPSQNKSQPTVTGEEPTGSVQSPAPEPADHEKSSQVKVYTASLPPDDYIAPPQSNVKPSTTEDSDLEDEPGVIRKRRRRKKKVTFIKESTADRESNIQHTPPSQTSEGVKINKNKKRKLQRKRQKERLKAEGRACQSIACQAEDRTVEQSDNQTEEDQRKKREDLLDFLQATQDLYFSDSAARCAGSAPMVEQILEILDQIRSGTVPFSEVQLLHHLRSLLLLQDIERLNHSLDSFKEQSSLSVGSDC
- the ERICH1 gene encoding glutamate-rich protein 1 isoform X1, whose amino-acid sequence is MAAARKEVFLSKVLTRLYPHTADLPTAPSQNKSQPTVTGEEPTGSVQSPAPEPADHEKSSQVKVYTASLPPDDYIAPPQSNVKPSTTEDSDLEDEPGVIRKRRRRKKKVTFIKESTADRESNIQHTPPSQTSEGVKINKNKKRKLQRKRQKERLKAEGRACQSIACQAEDRTVEQSDNQTEEDQRKKREDLLDFLQATQDLYFSDSAARCAGSAPMVEQILEILDQIRSGTVPFSEVQLLHHLRSLLLLQDIERLNHSLDSFKEQSSLSVDHIKVLCSLFDYWITNILSIKTELRK